From Candidatus Baltobacteraceae bacterium, one genomic window encodes:
- a CDS encoding SpoIIE family protein phosphatase, with translation MRRTPLWLAPILRSAGTLTATAILIVALAFAVSGAFSTRAQIAASYTEQQHLQNAELTLQEMLKLQLDEENYIYAYAIAHDPGSLDAFRATSTQFDTSQRELRAVLVAQKLTPALGAFDDYLIAHADWHHEVAQPLLAHPSANASRIDKRGKVSIDEESQDARAIAALLHDRSTRIAKETQDQINRTLYWRAFWLIVFGLLAVLFNAYRSRLDRALEEERTTTRTLQRAFKSEHVPLPNCEIGSAYASASSHLAVGGDVFDVYQLSERLALLLIADVSGKGVDAAVLTAFIKFTIRGIALRRRDPGSILAEFNTAFPRTVADPYLFVSMFVGILDTQALRLQYASAGHDSAFIRRSNGVQQLAVTGPVLGVMEEPFDVKTVYLDDGDTVVLATDGLTEARDSHGALLDSTGAMAWIEHSSREPQALADELIAQVRARGGNAMRDDLAILAIRVCEPRLDETVERG, from the coding sequence GTGAGGCGAACGCCGCTTTGGCTCGCGCCGATTCTCCGCAGCGCCGGCACGCTTACGGCGACGGCAATCCTCATCGTAGCGCTGGCCTTTGCAGTCAGCGGCGCTTTTAGTACGCGCGCGCAGATCGCGGCCTCTTACACCGAGCAGCAGCACCTGCAGAACGCCGAGCTCACGCTGCAGGAGATGCTCAAACTTCAGCTCGATGAAGAGAACTATATCTACGCCTACGCGATCGCGCACGATCCGGGTTCGCTCGACGCGTTTCGCGCTACCTCGACGCAATTCGATACCAGTCAGCGCGAGTTGCGCGCGGTCCTGGTCGCGCAGAAACTAACCCCGGCGCTCGGCGCTTTCGACGATTATCTGATCGCGCACGCGGATTGGCACCACGAAGTCGCGCAGCCGCTGCTCGCGCATCCGAGCGCGAATGCGAGCCGGATCGACAAGCGCGGTAAGGTTTCGATCGACGAAGAGAGCCAGGACGCCCGCGCGATCGCCGCGCTGCTTCACGATCGCAGCACCCGCATCGCGAAAGAGACGCAGGATCAAATCAATCGAACGCTCTACTGGCGCGCGTTTTGGCTGATCGTCTTCGGATTGCTCGCCGTGCTATTCAATGCGTACCGTTCGCGGCTGGACCGCGCACTCGAAGAGGAGCGGACCACCACGCGGACGCTGCAGCGAGCGTTTAAGAGCGAACACGTTCCGCTCCCCAACTGCGAGATCGGCAGCGCCTACGCTTCGGCAAGCAGCCACTTGGCGGTCGGCGGCGACGTCTTCGACGTCTACCAGCTCTCCGAGCGGCTCGCGCTTCTCTTGATCGCCGACGTTAGCGGAAAAGGCGTCGATGCGGCGGTATTGACGGCGTTCATCAAGTTCACCATCCGTGGTATCGCGCTGCGGCGTCGCGATCCCGGATCCATCCTTGCGGAGTTCAATACGGCGTTTCCTCGCACCGTGGCCGACCCATATCTCTTCGTCTCGATGTTCGTGGGGATCCTCGACACGCAGGCGCTGCGTCTTCAATATGCCAGCGCCGGGCACGATTCGGCCTTCATTCGACGTTCCAACGGCGTGCAGCAACTCGCGGTCACCGGGCCCGTGCTCGGCGTGATGGAGGAGCCCTTCGACGTCAAGACCGTCTACCTCGACGACGGCGATACGGTCGTGCTCGCGACCGACGGCCTTACGGAGGCCCGCGATTCACACGGCGCGCTGCTCGATAGTACGGGCGCGATGGCGTGGATCGAGCATTCGAGCCGAGAACCGCAAGCGCTGGCCGACGAGCTGATCGCACAAGTGCGCGCGCGCGGCGGCAACGCGATGCGCGACGATCTGGCGATTCTGGCAATTCGCGTGTGCGAACCGCGCCTCGACGAAACGGTCGAACGTGGGTAG
- a CDS encoding dynamin family protein: MKIDADAMARYEAVRDDIVAQLSQLEALLPEKPRSDLEAARLRLERGRFVLAVVGEFSSGKSFLLNALLGKFRYEEVQGREQIVGLLATDINPSTATITELEYSPVNEAYSYYEDGRSERIPLDRLSNFVAVAGSTSDAGAVHSATQDDRGAPTRVVVKVDSPFLGRGFVVADTPGLASVNPAHRRATLQFLPAADAVLYLIDTQQPFTEGDASFLGIVRQHIDSIFIVQTKIDLWDQRQRDGRLAWESAHERIAQLAAVHAPGTYVYALSARQYADGVLRQDAALVEASRFERFLGALDASLIKTTGRSRLRRINERVREAAGDALVQIERDLAMLALAPVALSARRDLLLPDLERLDLGVAAERGALGAIAAARKETLARQTSALIDDIERALGQTFDTADIARLRDRARLHVLVDRALAQVVGEFANEVAAAVCAELDAAVVRGTALVPLRFALADTAALSFGAEPGTSVWNGDVRDAIAATIVLEAIGGPAIALVQEISARFAGASPGSYMKRELTADLRATIFPQLRDEIAAFGADTAAKLARMYDGYDAELAGGAERRREAEIGTIERALAVRAQGGDVANVVAQLQARREAIAALLSRVGETVDAFLTRDEEIAPADAGPEAIRRAHVEQIFDREAYGRGLRPQRWRVTVLGALRRGKSSLINTVAGRRVLADETAGVIAYPVHVRYGEQEQAFALHEGGEWREVEIESALDEATRNPVLILVPWKLPRELVLVHAPAFDTGDPMAEDICIVAARASSEVLCLFSRQLSDRELAIYERVAELGKPMLFAHTIADNESASERRHVVALAQQYLQEHNIESQRIFTISTLEYSQAKREGRAPAGWNELDALISTLEGHAEAHMARLARLERAAAAPAAVATSVVREKAKTGLLARLFGK; this comes from the coding sequence GTGAAGATCGACGCCGATGCCATGGCGCGGTACGAGGCCGTCCGCGACGACATCGTAGCGCAACTATCGCAACTCGAAGCACTCTTACCCGAGAAGCCGCGCTCCGACCTGGAAGCCGCGCGGCTGCGTCTCGAGCGCGGGCGATTCGTCCTCGCGGTCGTCGGTGAATTCTCGAGCGGCAAGTCCTTCTTGCTCAATGCGTTACTCGGGAAGTTTCGCTACGAGGAAGTGCAGGGTCGCGAACAAATCGTCGGCCTGCTCGCGACCGACATCAATCCGTCGACGGCGACGATCACCGAACTCGAATACTCGCCGGTCAACGAAGCCTATTCGTACTACGAGGACGGCCGCTCCGAGCGAATCCCGCTCGACCGCCTCTCCAACTTCGTGGCGGTCGCCGGCAGTACGAGCGACGCCGGCGCCGTGCACAGCGCGACGCAAGACGATCGCGGCGCACCGACTCGCGTCGTCGTTAAAGTCGATTCGCCGTTTCTAGGGCGCGGCTTCGTGGTCGCCGATACGCCGGGGCTCGCCTCGGTCAATCCGGCGCATCGTCGCGCGACGCTGCAGTTCTTGCCGGCCGCCGACGCCGTCCTCTACCTCATCGATACGCAGCAGCCGTTTACCGAGGGCGATGCGTCGTTTCTCGGTATCGTCCGCCAACACATCGACTCGATCTTTATCGTGCAAACGAAGATCGATCTTTGGGACCAGCGTCAGCGCGATGGGCGGCTCGCGTGGGAGAGCGCGCACGAGCGCATCGCGCAACTCGCGGCGGTTCACGCACCCGGTACGTACGTCTACGCGCTCTCGGCGCGACAGTATGCCGACGGCGTCCTACGCCAAGACGCCGCGCTGGTCGAAGCGAGCCGCTTCGAACGCTTTCTCGGCGCGCTCGACGCGTCGCTCATCAAGACGACCGGCCGATCGCGCCTGCGCCGCATCAACGAGCGCGTGCGCGAAGCGGCCGGCGACGCGCTCGTTCAAATCGAACGCGACCTCGCCATGCTCGCGCTCGCTCCGGTCGCGCTGAGCGCTCGCCGCGATCTGCTCCTGCCCGATCTCGAACGTCTCGACCTCGGCGTCGCCGCCGAGCGCGGCGCGCTTGGTGCGATCGCCGCCGCGCGCAAAGAGACGCTCGCGCGGCAGACCTCGGCGTTGATCGACGATATCGAACGCGCGCTCGGGCAAACCTTCGACACCGCGGACATCGCGCGGCTGCGGGATCGCGCGCGTTTGCACGTCCTCGTCGACCGCGCGCTCGCGCAGGTTGTCGGTGAGTTCGCAAACGAGGTCGCCGCGGCCGTTTGCGCCGAACTCGACGCTGCCGTCGTGCGCGGGACGGCGCTCGTTCCACTGCGCTTCGCCCTCGCCGATACTGCCGCGCTTTCGTTCGGAGCCGAGCCGGGCACGAGCGTGTGGAACGGCGACGTCCGCGACGCGATCGCCGCGACGATCGTACTCGAAGCGATCGGCGGACCCGCGATCGCACTGGTGCAAGAGATCTCCGCGCGCTTCGCCGGGGCGTCGCCCGGCAGCTATATGAAACGCGAGCTTACGGCCGATTTGCGGGCGACGATCTTTCCGCAACTGCGCGATGAGATCGCGGCGTTCGGTGCCGACACGGCCGCGAAGCTCGCGCGCATGTACGATGGCTACGATGCCGAGCTAGCCGGAGGAGCCGAGCGCCGGCGCGAGGCCGAGATCGGAACCATCGAGCGCGCCCTGGCGGTTCGGGCGCAGGGCGGCGATGTCGCGAACGTCGTCGCGCAGTTGCAGGCGCGGCGCGAAGCGATTGCCGCGCTTCTTTCGCGCGTCGGCGAGACCGTCGATGCGTTTCTCACGCGCGATGAAGAGATCGCGCCCGCCGACGCGGGCCCCGAGGCGATCCGGCGCGCGCACGTCGAGCAGATCTTCGATCGCGAGGCGTACGGACGCGGGCTGCGCCCGCAGCGGTGGCGCGTGACCGTTCTCGGCGCGCTGCGGCGCGGAAAATCGAGCCTGATCAACACCGTCGCCGGTCGCCGCGTTTTGGCCGACGAGACGGCCGGCGTCATCGCGTACCCCGTTCACGTACGCTATGGCGAGCAAGAGCAGGCGTTCGCGTTACACGAGGGCGGCGAGTGGCGCGAGGTCGAGATCGAGTCGGCACTCGATGAAGCCACCCGCAATCCCGTATTGATTTTGGTTCCGTGGAAACTCCCGCGCGAGCTCGTGCTCGTGCACGCGCCGGCCTTCGATACGGGCGATCCGATGGCCGAAGACATTTGCATCGTGGCGGCTCGGGCTTCGAGCGAGGTGCTTTGCCTCTTTTCGCGTCAGCTCTCCGATCGCGAACTCGCGATCTACGAGCGCGTGGCCGAGCTCGGCAAGCCGATGCTCTTCGCGCACACGATTGCAGACAACGAGTCCGCATCCGAACGGCGCCACGTCGTCGCGCTCGCGCAGCAGTATCTCCAAGAGCACAACATCGAATCGCAGCGCATCTTTACGATCTCGACGCTCGAATATTCGCAAGCGAAGCGCGAGGGGCGCGCGCCCGCCGGATGGAACGAACTCGATGCGCTGATCTCCACGCTCGAAGGGCATGCGGAGGCTCATATGGCGCGTTTAGCCCGTCTCGAACGCGCGGCGGCCGCACCGGCGGCGGTTGCAACATCCGTCGTTCGCGAAAAAGCAAAAACAGGTTTGCTCGCGCGTTTGTTCGGGAAGTAG
- a CDS encoding amidohydrolase family protein gives MWGVRRAATKHSACTAKEAIPTSDRFTLGPATLAIGDGSSTYGRLVVANGRISEVLPADGPSDFYLPAGTTIAPGLIELHTHGAGEFLFNRDQGYAVPVAAVEYARQGATAFVACIMTAPWESMLHAAGEVVEAAHQLEEDEPRGARCLGIHFEGPFLNPKFRRVHRAEWIIPASAERARAMVDACKGACLMVTLAPEIDGAGEAARVFLEHGCVCSAGHTGARYREGMLAIGMGYRSLTHAFNAMLPLDHREPSILAAFIQDTRTMVQLICDGHHVAPVMVDILHRTIGDRLILATDLMPPAGPGYRVEGGVMRSEDGTIAGSAVKMDQSLRNYMTYTEISFAKAIAAVTHAPSKLLGYESDLGRIAKGLRADLSFWNDDYHVIGTMVGGTMVHGDCVSPVAAAAS, from the coding sequence ATGTGGGGAGTACGCCGGGCTGCGACGAAGCATTCGGCGTGCACGGCGAAGGAGGCAATTCCCACGTCTGACCGTTTCACCCTGGGCCCCGCGACGCTTGCGATCGGCGATGGGTCATCTACCTACGGTCGCCTGGTCGTTGCGAACGGTCGAATCAGCGAGGTTCTTCCCGCCGACGGTCCGAGCGACTTTTATCTCCCCGCCGGTACGACGATCGCCCCGGGACTCATCGAGCTCCACACGCACGGTGCGGGTGAGTTTCTATTCAATCGCGATCAAGGATACGCGGTGCCGGTTGCGGCGGTCGAATACGCGCGCCAGGGCGCCACGGCATTCGTCGCCTGCATTATGACGGCTCCTTGGGAATCGATGCTGCACGCTGCCGGCGAAGTCGTCGAAGCGGCGCATCAGCTCGAAGAGGACGAGCCGCGCGGAGCGCGTTGCTTGGGCATTCATTTTGAAGGGCCGTTCCTCAATCCGAAATTTCGACGCGTCCATCGCGCCGAGTGGATCATTCCCGCATCGGCAGAGCGCGCCCGAGCGATGGTCGATGCGTGTAAAGGCGCGTGTCTGATGGTAACGCTCGCGCCCGAGATCGACGGCGCCGGTGAAGCCGCGCGCGTCTTTCTCGAACACGGCTGCGTTTGCTCGGCGGGACATACGGGCGCGCGGTATCGCGAAGGTATGCTGGCGATCGGCATGGGCTATCGTTCGCTCACGCACGCGTTCAACGCGATGCTGCCGCTCGATCACCGCGAACCGTCGATTCTCGCGGCCTTCATTCAAGATACGCGCACGATGGTGCAGCTGATCTGCGACGGTCATCACGTGGCGCCGGTCATGGTCGATATTCTGCACCGCACGATCGGCGACCGGCTGATCCTCGCAACCGATCTAATGCCGCCGGCCGGTCCGGGCTATCGCGTCGAAGGCGGCGTGATGCGCTCCGAAGACGGCACGATTGCCGGCAGCGCCGTCAAGATGGATCAATCGCTGCGCAACTACATGACGTACACGGAGATTTCGTTTGCCAAGGCGATCGCGGCCGTGACGCACGCGCCCTCGAAACTTCTCGGTTACGAGAGCGACCTGGGCCGAATCGCGAAGGGCTTACGCGCCGATCTCTCGTTCTGGAACGACGATTATCACGTCATCGGCACGATGGTCGGCGGAACGATGGTCCACGGCGACTGCGTCTCCCCTGTGGCCGCTGCAGCTTCATAG
- a CDS encoding ABC transporter ATP-binding protein: MLEIHGLDAHYGGIQALRGVDLHVDEGEIVALLGSNGAGKTTTLRAISGLLKPSAGGVHFDGRDLRRQTPDEIVRLGIGHSPEGRRVFARMTVRENLDVGAYTVKSRALVAERLDYVLATFPRLEERLEQSAGTLSGGEQQMLAMGRALMSGPRLLLLDEPSLGLAPILVQTIFGVIREINARGTTVLLVEQNARQALRIARRGYVLETGNIRFEGAGNDLLNNPAVAEAYLGTA, from the coding sequence TTGCTCGAAATCCACGGGCTCGACGCGCACTACGGCGGGATCCAAGCGCTGCGCGGCGTCGACCTGCACGTCGACGAGGGTGAAATCGTCGCGCTGCTCGGCTCCAACGGCGCCGGCAAGACGACGACGCTGCGCGCGATCAGCGGCTTGCTCAAACCCTCGGCCGGCGGCGTGCATTTCGACGGACGCGACCTGCGCCGCCAAACGCCCGACGAGATCGTGCGTCTAGGAATCGGCCATTCGCCGGAGGGGCGGCGCGTGTTCGCGCGTATGACCGTTCGCGAAAACCTCGACGTCGGCGCCTATACGGTCAAGTCGCGCGCGCTCGTCGCCGAGCGGCTCGACTACGTGCTCGCGACGTTTCCGCGCCTCGAGGAACGCCTCGAACAATCGGCGGGCACGCTCTCGGGCGGCGAGCAGCAGATGCTCGCGATGGGGCGCGCCCTCATGAGCGGCCCACGTCTGCTCTTGCTCGACGAGCCGTCGCTCGGACTCGCGCCGATCCTGGTGCAAACCATCTTCGGCGTGATTCGCGAGATCAACGCACGCGGTACCACGGTACTCTTGGTCGAGCAAAACGCGCGCCAAGCGCTACGCATCGCGCGCCGCGGCTACGTACTCGAAACCGGCAACATCCGCTTCGAGGGCGCCGGCAACGATCTCCTCAACAACCCCGCCGTCGCCGAAGCCTACCTCGGCACGGCGTGA
- a CDS encoding ABC transporter ATP-binding protein, with protein sequence MSALLDVSGVGKTFGKLVAANDVSFAVESGSIAAIIGPNGAGKSTVFNTITGIYLPTTGSVSFDGSRIDGRPTHEIAALGIARTFQNIRLFSFMSALDNVMVGEHARMHARIWDSLLHTPSQRVEERKTSERARELLEFVGLDGVRESYARNLPYGSQRRLEIARALGSSPKLLLLDEPAAGMNPREKHDLAGLIRAIRDRGVTVLLIEHDMSLVMSVCEEITVLDHGECIARGTPAQVRNDPRVVEAYLGAPAESAS encoded by the coding sequence GTGAGCGCGCTGCTCGACGTAAGCGGCGTCGGCAAGACGTTTGGAAAACTCGTTGCTGCGAACGACGTGTCGTTCGCCGTCGAAAGCGGCTCGATCGCGGCGATCATCGGACCCAACGGCGCCGGCAAATCGACGGTCTTCAACACGATCACCGGTATCTATCTGCCGACGACCGGCAGCGTCTCGTTCGACGGTTCGCGAATCGACGGCCGGCCCACGCATGAGATCGCGGCGCTGGGCATCGCTCGCACGTTCCAAAACATCCGGCTCTTTTCGTTCATGTCCGCGCTCGACAACGTGATGGTCGGCGAGCACGCGCGCATGCACGCGCGCATCTGGGACTCGCTCCTGCACACGCCTTCGCAGCGCGTCGAAGAACGCAAGACGAGCGAACGCGCCCGCGAATTGCTGGAGTTCGTCGGCCTCGACGGCGTTCGGGAATCGTACGCGCGCAATCTGCCGTACGGATCGCAGCGCCGGCTCGAGATCGCGCGCGCGCTCGGGAGCTCGCCGAAGCTGTTACTGCTCGACGAGCCGGCGGCCGGCATGAACCCGCGCGAGAAGCACGATCTGGCCGGCTTGATTCGCGCGATTCGAGATCGCGGCGTGACCGTGCTGCTGATCGAACACGATATGAGCCTGGTCATGAGCGTTTGCGAAGAGATCACGGTACTCGATCACGGCGAATGCATCGCGCGCGGAACGCCGGCGCAAGTGCGCAACGATCCGCGCGTCGTCGAGGCCTATCTGGGCGCGCCCGCCGAGAGTGCGTCGTGA
- a CDS encoding branched-chain amino acid ABC transporter permease, whose translation MHEFLAQLINGLSLGGIYALIALGYTMVYGIIGLINFAHGDVYTLGSFFALAIFGLLGVSGELHGVALIVDVTIALVGAALLCGLVGVLIERLAYRRLRNAPRLAPLITAIGVSFILENLMQLWRGPAPVAFPSVIPNPTLHVAGIGIATQQLVVIALAIVMMTLLQLFVHQTRIGRAMRATAQDREAAQLMGININRTIAITFLVGSALAGVAGLVSGVYYQSTWFFNGFGAGLKAFTAAVLGGIGNLAGAMLGGFLIGIIESFATWKLGGQWSNVTVFAILILVLVFRPAGLLGESLPEKV comes from the coding sequence ATGCACGAATTCCTGGCCCAGCTCATCAACGGTCTTTCGCTTGGCGGAATCTACGCGTTGATCGCGCTCGGTTACACGATGGTCTACGGGATTATCGGTCTGATCAACTTCGCTCACGGCGACGTCTACACGCTCGGCTCGTTCTTCGCACTCGCGATCTTCGGGTTGCTCGGCGTCAGCGGCGAGCTGCACGGCGTGGCGCTGATCGTGGACGTGACGATCGCGCTCGTCGGCGCGGCCTTGCTCTGTGGCTTAGTCGGCGTGCTGATCGAACGGCTGGCATACCGGCGCCTTCGCAACGCGCCGCGTCTCGCGCCGCTCATTACGGCCATCGGCGTGTCGTTTATTCTCGAGAACCTGATGCAGCTCTGGCGCGGGCCGGCGCCCGTCGCGTTTCCGAGCGTGATCCCCAATCCGACCTTGCACGTTGCCGGGATCGGCATCGCGACGCAGCAACTCGTCGTGATCGCGCTCGCCATCGTTATGATGACGCTGCTGCAACTGTTCGTGCATCAGACGCGAATCGGTAGGGCGATGCGCGCGACGGCCCAGGATCGCGAGGCCGCGCAGCTTATGGGTATCAACATCAATCGAACGATCGCCATTACGTTTCTCGTCGGCAGCGCGCTCGCCGGCGTGGCCGGCCTCGTCTCGGGCGTCTACTACCAGTCCACGTGGTTCTTCAATGGATTCGGCGCGGGGCTCAAGGCCTTTACCGCGGCAGTGCTCGGCGGGATCGGCAACCTCGCCGGCGCGATGCTCGGCGGGTTTCTCATCGGCATCATCGAGTCGTTCGCGACCTGGAAGCTCGGCGGGCAGTGGAGCAACGTTACCGTCTTTGCGATTTTAATTCTGGTGCTGGTCTTTCGGCCCGCCGGATTGCTCGGCGAGTCGCTGCCCGAAAAGGTATGA
- a CDS encoding branched-chain amino acid ABC transporter substrate-binding protein, whose protein sequence is MRVFRSLMTPLALAALAGMLGACSNGGGSSSSNAAGTTVKIGIDLPTSGGDASVGLSTQQGALLAIEQAQKKGLPGGLGLAAYPLDDAVQGVHSPQQGVANVRTFASDDAVLAMIGPYNSNVAAAEIPVTNAAGLAQIGPSVVSDGLTMGDAAKMLRRANPTVNAFFRVCSTDSRQGSALAQFARKLNYKSVYIIDDNETYGLDLANRFEQDFKALGGSVLGHDHLAKNTQDFKALLIKVAGVKPDLVFYGGVTSTGGGLIRKQMFGTGLGKVPFMGGDGIADLATVAGKLSDGTYYTLAAPNAEKLPAAQTFVKDYVARYHTPIGPYSANAYAAAEVAINAVVLAAKADGNKLPTRAQVLAQVAKTDALATPIGPIGFDANGDVKNPVISLYGFKNGVPYFINQINLKT, encoded by the coding sequence ATGCGCGTTTTTCGATCCTTGATGACCCCGCTCGCCCTCGCGGCGCTGGCCGGCATGCTCGGCGCGTGTTCGAACGGCGGCGGGAGCTCGTCGTCAAACGCCGCTGGAACGACGGTGAAGATCGGCATCGACTTGCCGACCTCGGGCGGCGACGCATCGGTTGGCCTGAGCACGCAACAAGGCGCGCTGCTGGCAATCGAGCAAGCGCAGAAGAAGGGCTTACCGGGTGGGCTCGGCCTAGCGGCGTACCCGCTCGACGACGCGGTGCAGGGCGTGCACAGCCCGCAGCAAGGCGTCGCGAACGTACGCACGTTCGCGAGCGACGATGCGGTACTCGCGATGATCGGACCCTACAACTCGAACGTCGCTGCCGCCGAAATCCCCGTCACCAATGCCGCCGGGTTGGCCCAGATCGGTCCGTCGGTCGTGAGCGACGGATTGACGATGGGCGATGCGGCGAAGATGCTGCGACGCGCGAATCCGACCGTTAACGCGTTCTTTCGCGTTTGCAGCACCGATTCGCGGCAGGGTTCCGCGCTCGCACAGTTCGCACGCAAGCTCAACTATAAGAGCGTCTATATCATCGACGACAACGAAACGTACGGGCTCGATTTGGCGAACCGGTTCGAACAAGATTTCAAAGCGCTCGGCGGCAGCGTACTCGGACACGATCATCTGGCAAAGAACACGCAAGACTTTAAGGCGTTGCTCATCAAGGTGGCCGGCGTAAAACCCGACCTCGTCTTTTACGGCGGCGTCACCAGCACCGGCGGCGGTTTGATTCGCAAGCAGATGTTCGGAACGGGCCTCGGCAAAGTGCCGTTCATGGGAGGCGACGGCATCGCCGATCTCGCGACCGTTGCGGGAAAACTCAGCGACGGTACCTACTACACGCTGGCGGCGCCCAACGCGGAGAAACTCCCGGCAGCGCAGACGTTTGTGAAAGACTACGTCGCCCGCTACCATACGCCGATCGGTCCCTACAGCGCGAACGCCTATGCGGCGGCCGAAGTCGCCATCAACGCCGTGGTTCTCGCAGCCAAAGCCGATGGGAACAAGTTGCCGACGCGCGCCCAAGTGCTGGCGCAAGTCGCCAAGACCGACGCGCTCGCTACGCCGATCGGGCCGATCGGATTCGATGCTAACGGCGACGTGAAGAATCCGGTCATTAGCCTCTACGGCTTCAAGAACGGCGTTCCGTACTTCATCAATCAAATCAACCTCAAAACCTAA
- a CDS encoding FAD-dependent oxidoreductase — translation MTNVRCCIVGGGPAGIMLGYLLARAGLEVAVLEKHADFFRDFRGDTIHPSTLQLMYELGLLDEFLRLPHQEVSELGGQIGDDSFTVADFSHLSTRCTFIALMPQWDFLNFIVDQAKRYPGFHLYVNAEVTDLLFDGERVAGVRAKTPQGVEEFRADLVVGADGRSSKVRERAGLEILDLGAPMDVLWMRLSRRESDPGQALGRVDAGKILVMIDRRDYWQCGFVIAKGKLDEIKRRGLPALRDDVAKLAPFAADRVDELRDWDDIKLLTVKIDRLKRWHRPGLLCIGDAAHAMSPIGGVGINLAIQDAVASANILADPLLHQNLSSSDLARVQRRREFPTRVTQRMQVFIQDRIVSAVLNSQGKLSAPWPLRAMNAFPWLRRIPARLVGVGIRPEHVATPARAPGSRPR, via the coding sequence ATGACGAACGTGCGTTGCTGCATCGTCGGAGGCGGCCCGGCCGGTATTATGCTTGGATACCTGCTCGCGCGCGCCGGCCTTGAGGTAGCCGTGCTGGAAAAGCACGCCGATTTCTTTCGCGATTTTCGCGGCGACACGATCCACCCGTCGACGCTGCAGCTCATGTACGAACTGGGGCTGCTCGACGAGTTTCTCCGATTGCCGCATCAAGAGGTGAGCGAGCTAGGCGGTCAGATCGGCGACGATTCATTTACGGTGGCGGACTTCTCGCATCTCTCCACGCGCTGCACATTCATCGCACTCATGCCGCAATGGGATTTCCTGAATTTCATCGTCGACCAAGCGAAGCGCTATCCGGGCTTTCACCTGTACGTGAACGCGGAGGTCACGGATCTGCTGTTCGATGGAGAACGCGTCGCCGGCGTCCGCGCGAAGACGCCGCAAGGCGTCGAGGAGTTTCGTGCCGATCTCGTGGTCGGGGCCGACGGCCGAAGTTCGAAGGTTCGCGAGCGAGCCGGTTTGGAGATACTCGATCTCGGCGCGCCGATGGACGTGCTCTGGATGCGGCTATCGCGCCGCGAGAGCGATCCCGGTCAGGCGCTCGGACGCGTCGATGCCGGCAAAATCCTCGTCATGATCGATCGGCGCGACTATTGGCAGTGCGGATTCGTGATCGCGAAAGGCAAACTGGACGAAATCAAACGTCGCGGCCTGCCCGCTTTGCGCGACGACGTCGCGAAACTCGCCCCGTTTGCCGCCGACCGCGTCGACGAGCTGCGCGACTGGGACGACATCAAGCTGCTGACCGTCAAGATCGATCGGCTGAAGCGCTGGCATCGGCCCGGACTGCTGTGCATCGGCGACGCGGCGCACGCGATGTCGCCGATCGGCGGCGTTGGAATCAACCTCGCCATCCAGGATGCCGTTGCGTCCGCCAATATCCTCGCGGATCCGCTGCTGCACCAAAACCTTTCGAGCTCAGATCTCGCCCGGGTGCAGCGCCGCCGCGAGTTTCCGACCCGCGTCACGCAGCGCATGCAAGTCTTCATCCAAGATCGCATCGTCAGCGCCGTTTTGAATAGCCAGGGCAAACTTTCGGCGCCGTGGCCGCTGCGCGCGATGAACGCCTTTCCGTGGCTGCGCCGGATCCCCGCACGCCTCGTCGGCGTCGGAATCCGCCCCGAACACGTCGCTACGCCGGCTCGAGCTCCCGGGTCGCGGCCGCGTTAA